The Myxococcus virescens DNA window GACGGCGGTGTCGGAGTGCCGGGTGTTGCCGCCCTCGCACGTGACGTCGCGCGTGCCGGCGGATCTGGACGCCATCGTCCTCAAGGCGCTCGCGAAGGAGCTGCCGGACCGGTACCAGGAAGCGGCGCACCTCCAGCACGCGCTGGAGGAGTGGCTGCGTGCGCACCAGGCGCCCGCCACGTCCGCGCACCTGTCCGCCTTCATGAAGGAGGTCTTCGCGGAGCGGCTGGCCGAGGAGGCCCGGGCGGGCGACGTGCTGGGCGAGGACTCGGATTCGGGGACGTCGAGGCAGGAGGCTCCGCCGCGTCGCACGGGCCTGCGGCCCGCGTTGCCGCCGCGTCCACCGTCGATGTCTCCGGAGGACGACGCGACGGCGGCGCTGCGTCCGCGACCGGCGTCCCGCACGGGCCGCTTCGAACTGGAGCCGGAGAAGCCCGCGCCGCGGCTGACGGGACAGCGCCGGGCGGTGGAGCCCGAGCGGCCCTCTCGCTCTGGCATGAACGTGACGCCTCCGCTGCCGCCGCCCGTGGAAGAGGACGCACCCACGGTGGATGCGCGTGCGCCCGCGTCGGTGACCCGGACGGACGTGAAGCTGGGCGGGGCCGCTGCTGCCGCGCCGACGGAGCCTCGCGGCGCTTCGCGGCCCTTCGGCGGCACGGGCCGCTTCGACCTGGGGGCGCCGGTCCTCCCCGTGGATGACGAGGACGCCCCCACGGTGGATGCCCGCGCTGGCGCGCGCTCGCAGGCGCGGGGTGGGTACGTCGTGGAGGAGGACGCGCCCACCATCGCCATGATGGAGACGGGCCGGCCCGCGCGGGTGGTGATTCCGCTGCGGGACGGCGAGTCGCTCGAGGAGGACGCCCCCACGCTGTCGCTGGGCATGGCGCGCGCGGCGAAGCGCCCCGTGGCTGCCGCGGGCAGCAAGACGTGGCTGTACGTGGGGCTGGCATTGCTGGTCGTCGTGGCGGTGGGCGTGGTGCTCTGGTCGATGCGGTCGCCGGAGCCCATGCCGGTGTCGTTGGACCCGGAGGCCGCGGTGCCCGCGCCCGTGCCCAGGCAGGCCGAGGCGCCGGTCCAGGCTCCGACGGAGCTGCGGCCCCCGCCCGTGGAGCCCCAGCCTCCCGTGGAGCCCGCGCCGGCGCCGGTGCGGCTGCGCATCGAGACGCAGCCCGCGGACGCGGTGGTGCTGGTGGATGGTCAGCGCCACGACGAGCGGCCGGTGATGCTCGAAACGGCGGTAGGCCAGCAGGTCGCCGTGCGGGTGGAGGCCGACCGGCACCAGGCGCAGACGCGCACGGTGACGGTGGGTGAGGACGCGGAGCAGGTGGCGCGCTTCACGCTGGAGCCCGAGCCCCGCGCGGTGGCTGCTGCTCCCGTGGCGGTGGTACGCGAGCGTCCGCCCCGGCCCGAGCCCCGGCAGGAGGTGCGACTGGCCCGGGTGCGCTTCGTCGTGCACCCTTGGGCGGAGGTGACGTGCGGTGGCAAGCGGCTGGGCGAAACGCCCTTCGAGGCCGTGGAGTTGCGAGTGGGCAGCTATGACTGCCGCTTCGTCAACCCCGACCTCAAGAAGACGCTCAGTCGACGTATCGAGGTGAAGCCCATCGACCTCAACGTCGTGAGCGTGAAGTTCGAATAGCACATGCCTTGGATGCTCCCGTGACGCTCGAAGCCGGCACTCACATCGGCAAGTACGTCGTCCGCCGCAAGCTCGCCGAGGGCGGCATGGCGGAAATCTACCTGTGCACGGCGCGCGGCGCGGAGGGCTTCGAGAAGGAAGTCGTCATCAAGCGGGTGCGCGCCTTCCTCGCCAGCGACCCGGAGTTCGTGGGGATGTTCATCGCCGAGGCCCGGCTGGCCTCGCGGCTGAACCACGCGAACGTGGTGCAGATATTCGACTTCGACAAGCATGAGGACACGTACTACCTGGCCATGGAGTACGTGCGCGGCTGCTCGTTGTGGGAGCTGCGCAAGCGCGGCAAGGAGTTGATGGAGCCGGTGCCGCCCATGCTGGTGGCGCACATCGGCGCGGAGGTTGCCCGGGGCCTGCACTATGCGCACCGCGTCCGCGTGAATGGCCAGCCGTTGGACCTGGTGCACCGGGACGTCACGCCGCACAACGTGCTGCTGTCCTTCGACGGCGCGGTGAAGCTGACGGACTTTGGCATCGCCAAGGCGGGCAACAAGCTGACGCAGCCGGGCGTGCTGAAGGGCAAGTTCGCGTACATGTCGCCCGAGCAGGCCCGGGGCGAGGCCGTGGATGCACGCACGGACATCTTCGCGTTGGGCGTGGTGCTGTGGGAGATGCTCACCGGAGGCCGCCTGTTCGACGGGGACTCCGAGGTGGCGGTGCTGCGCGCGGTGCAGCAGAGCACCATTCCGCCTCCGGCCCGGCTGAATCCGGACGTGCCCGCGGACCTGGATGCCGCCGTGGTGCGAGCTCTGGACAGAGACCCCGCGCTCCGCTTCCAGACGGCCGCGGAGTTCGAGCGCGCCCTGGCCCAGTGTGTGCTGACGCATGCGAGGTCCTTGGACGACACGGACCTGAGCGCCTTCATGCGCCGCTTGTTCCCCACCAGCCTCACCCAGGCGATTCCCACCGTGCAGGAGCGCACACACGTCGTGGAAGGGGAGCCGGCACCTGGGGCAGAGGCGTCGCCCGTGCCGCGCGAGCCCACCGCGGTGATGGTGTCTGCTGGCCGCAGCGGCCTGGCGTTGCCGACGTCTCCGGATGAAGACGTCAACGCGCCGACCTTCGTGTTGCCGCGTAGGGGCGAGGTGGCCGCGCTGGATGCGGCGCCACTGCCGCCCATGGCCACGCCGATGATGCCGCTGCCGGCGGTGGCGTCGTCGCCGGTGCCTCGCGGCGCTTCTTTCGAAGGCGCGCCTTCCACTCCGGGTCGGCAGAGCCGTCCGGAGGGCGTGGTCGCGGTGTCGGGGCCGCCCTCCGGCGGGGCCGAGGATGCTCGCGGTGCCGCCTCCAGCCAGGATGCACGGGCCGAGAAGACGCCGAGCAGGGGCTCCGGTGTCCCGGCGGTGTCCGGGAGCGCGCGGACCCCGAGTCGTCCGGAAGGAATCGCCGCCGTCGCGTCACCGTCAGGGCCCTCCGGGAGCCTGAAGCTGGCCAGCGCCTGGGACGATGAGGACGACGACGACGAAGGGACCCCGTCGACTACGGAGCCTGAGGCGCATCCCGGGATGTGGGCCGCCGTGCCTGGATCGTCCGAGGTGCCTGCGGCGGGTTCCCATGGGTCCGGCCCCGAGGGCCTTGCGGCGAGTGTCCGTGCGTCCGGCCCCGAGGGCCCTGCGGCGAGTGTCCGTGCGTCCGGCCCCGAGGGCCCTGCGGCGAGTGTCCGTGCGTCCGGCCCCGAGGGCCCTGCGGCGAATGTCCGTGCGTCCGGCCCCGAGGGCCTTGCGGCGAATGTCCGTGCGTCCGGCCCCGAGGGCCTTGCGGCGGGTGTCCGTGCGTCCGGACCCGAGGTGCCTGGGGCGGGTGCCCAGACGTCCGGATCCGGGGGGCTCGGGGCGAGTGCCCGTGCGTCCAGAGCCGATGTGCCTGCGGTGGGCGCTCATGCGTTCGGCCCCGAGCCTCTCGAGGCGGGTGCCCACGCGTCCGGTCCCGTGGCCTCGGTGGCCGTGCCGGCGGCGCGCCGTCCGTGGGCGCTGGGACTCGCCGTGGCATTGGGGCTCGCAGTCGTCGGAGGTGGCGTCGCTGTGATGCGGGGGACCGAAGCGGCTCCTCCGGTGGCGCCGGCAGAGCCCATGGTGGCCGCCCCCGCTGTTGATGAACCCGTGCCGGCCGCGCAGCCCGCGCCTACGGCGGTCGCTGGGAACGCCGAAGGCGGGGAGACAGGGCCCGCCGAAACCGCCGACACCGAATCCGAGGTGGACGGGCTGATGCGCGAGGAGGTGCTCGCCGCTGCCGCCACCCACCCGGCCTCCGACCCCGCGCCGAGTACGGCCGGCAC harbors:
- a CDS encoding serine/threonine protein kinase produces the protein MSIETYGRYQLLSRLATGGMAQIYLARPQGAEPDKRVVVKRILPHLAENDDFVKMFLDEARIAARLNHPNVVQIFDLGAQDDSFFIAMEYIHGDDLRRLWRQSELMGQPLPVPLVCRILIEACAGLDYAHKRTDPTTGRPLGIVHRDVSPQNILVTFEGGVKVVDFGIAKAADQATVTRSGVLKGKYSYMSPEQAAGMRVDCRADIFALGIVLYELLTSTRLFKRPNDIQTLTAVSECRVLPPSHVTSRVPADLDAIVLKALAKELPDRYQEAAHLQHALEEWLRAHQAPATSAHLSAFMKEVFAERLAEEARAGDVLGEDSDSGTSRQEAPPRRTGLRPALPPRPPSMSPEDDATAALRPRPASRTGRFELEPEKPAPRLTGQRRAVEPERPSRSGMNVTPPLPPPVEEDAPTVDARAPASVTRTDVKLGGAAAAAPTEPRGASRPFGGTGRFDLGAPVLPVDDEDAPTVDARAGARSQARGGYVVEEDAPTIAMMETGRPARVVIPLRDGESLEEDAPTLSLGMARAAKRPVAAAGSKTWLYVGLALLVVVAVGVVLWSMRSPEPMPVSLDPEAAVPAPVPRQAEAPVQAPTELRPPPVEPQPPVEPAPAPVRLRIETQPADAVVLVDGQRHDERPVMLETAVGQQVAVRVEADRHQAQTRTVTVGEDAEQVARFTLEPEPRAVAAAPVAVVRERPPRPEPRQEVRLARVRFVVHPWAEVTCGGKRLGETPFEAVELRVGSYDCRFVNPDLKKTLSRRIEVKPIDLNVVSVKFE
- a CDS encoding serine/threonine-protein kinase, translating into MTLEAGTHIGKYVVRRKLAEGGMAEIYLCTARGAEGFEKEVVIKRVRAFLASDPEFVGMFIAEARLASRLNHANVVQIFDFDKHEDTYYLAMEYVRGCSLWELRKRGKELMEPVPPMLVAHIGAEVARGLHYAHRVRVNGQPLDLVHRDVTPHNVLLSFDGAVKLTDFGIAKAGNKLTQPGVLKGKFAYMSPEQARGEAVDARTDIFALGVVLWEMLTGGRLFDGDSEVAVLRAVQQSTIPPPARLNPDVPADLDAAVVRALDRDPALRFQTAAEFERALAQCVLTHARSLDDTDLSAFMRRLFPTSLTQAIPTVQERTHVVEGEPAPGAEASPVPREPTAVMVSAGRSGLALPTSPDEDVNAPTFVLPRRGEVAALDAAPLPPMATPMMPLPAVASSPVPRGASFEGAPSTPGRQSRPEGVVAVSGPPSGGAEDARGAASSQDARAEKTPSRGSGVPAVSGSARTPSRPEGIAAVASPSGPSGSLKLASAWDDEDDDDEGTPSTTEPEAHPGMWAAVPGSSEVPAAGSHGSGPEGLAASVRASGPEGPAASVRASGPEGPAASVRASGPEGPAANVRASGPEGLAANVRASGPEGLAAGVRASGPEVPGAGAQTSGSGGLGASARASRADVPAVGAHAFGPEPLEAGAHASGPVASVAVPAARRPWALGLAVALGLAVVGGGVAVMRGTEAAPPVAPAEPMVAAPAVDEPVPAAQPAPTAVAGNAEGGETGPAETADTESEVDGLMREEVLAAAATHPASDPAPSTAGTHQEPERVRAAPASGTLQVQAAPYATVFINGKRMGEVTGRASYRLPVGNHKLVFQHPSGERRYDVTVTAGGTVSREFRAPRGR